One Synechococcus sp. CC9605 genomic window carries:
- the fldA gene encoding flavodoxin FldA: MRFTIVYASATGHTEDIAERLKVLLPGSELKDLDRIDFTKELEESEALICCTPTWNTGSETKRSGTTWDQHIDNIPHLSLKGKPIAIVGLGDSAAFSKYFCDAMEELYKLFESAGGRMIGHVSVEQYIFDNSKSVVDGMFCGLPLDEDNESEKTDERLQSWARLIMQEAII, from the coding sequence ATGCGCTTTACCATTGTTTATGCGTCTGCAACTGGTCATACAGAAGATATTGCGGAAAGGTTGAAAGTGCTTTTGCCGGGATCGGAATTAAAAGACCTTGATAGAATAGATTTTACAAAAGAGCTGGAAGAGTCTGAGGCACTCATTTGTTGTACTCCAACTTGGAATACGGGTTCTGAAACCAAGAGATCAGGTACAACATGGGATCAGCATATTGATAATATTCCTCATTTATCCTTAAAAGGCAAGCCGATTGCGATTGTAGGTTTGGGTGATTCTGCGGCCTTCAGTAAGTATTTTTGTGATGCAATGGAAGAGCTTTATAAACTATTTGAATCTGCAGGAGGTCGGATGATCGGCCACGTATCAGTTGAGCAATATATCTTTGATAATTCCAAAAGTGTTGTTGACGGCATGTTCTGCGGCCTGCCTTTAGATGAAGATAATGAATCCGAAAAAACCGATGAGCGACTCCAGTCTTGGGCCAGGTTAATTATGCAGGAGGCGATTATATAA
- a CDS encoding DUF3104 domain-containing protein, translating into MSIDHASGVSTPKTDPVFLHVKAGMAVIIKNTDETWRMADVVNVIGSAKNPKVPKFFQVTYVDNHITNWVNADIVTHIVPRV; encoded by the coding sequence ATGTCAATTGATCATGCAAGTGGCGTCTCAACGCCCAAAACAGATCCGGTCTTTCTCCACGTCAAAGCGGGAATGGCGGTGATCATCAAGAACACTGACGAGACCTGGCGCATGGCTGACGTCGTTAACGTTATTGGCAGCGCCAAAAACCCGAAGGTTCCAAAGTTTTTCCAGGTGACATATGTGGATAATCACATCACCAACTGGGTCAATGCTGACATTGTGACTCACATCGTTCCAAGGGTCTGA
- a CDS encoding metal-binding protein, which translates to MGAHESSESLAAGRRHDQSIWTLSLPLGIAVGLVLGWVAALIAAASCLAGGLWLSPDLDTRSNALRRWGPLGFLWWPYRLLIPHRSLWSHGPVLGMGARLGVLLIWCLIVTLVVPALSPAMLLTTLQQLMRQHPREFIACLVGLEGSAWMHLILDGDPWPKEWSTKRQR; encoded by the coding sequence TTGGGGGCACACGAAAGCTCCGAAAGCTTGGCAGCGGGTCGCCGCCACGACCAAAGCATCTGGACCCTGAGCCTCCCGCTCGGGATTGCCGTTGGATTGGTGCTGGGATGGGTTGCAGCGTTGATTGCCGCAGCCAGCTGTCTGGCAGGAGGACTTTGGCTGTCCCCCGATCTTGATACCCGTTCCAATGCGCTGCGGCGGTGGGGCCCCCTCGGTTTCCTCTGGTGGCCCTATCGCCTCCTAATCCCCCATCGCTCGCTCTGGTCCCATGGACCCGTGCTGGGAATGGGCGCGCGCCTGGGGGTGCTGCTCATCTGGTGCCTGATTGTGACCCTGGTGGTTCCTGCACTCTCACCAGCGATGCTGCTGACGACGCTTCAGCAACTGATGCGTCAGCACCCACGCGAATTCATCGCGTGTCTGGTGGGTTTGGAGGGCAGTGCCTGGATGCACTTAATCCTGGATGGCGACCCCTGGCCCAAGGAATGGTCGACAAAACGACAGCGATGA
- the mazG gene encoding nucleoside triphosphate pyrophosphohydrolase produces MANAPSAAVQRLVDVVAQLRNPATGCPWDLEQTHASLVPYVLEEAHEVADAIRQGDDQHLKEELGDLLLQVVLHAQIAGEEQRFDLNAIADGISNKLIRRHPHVFGDADAKTSDDVRRSWDAIKLEEQAEALAGSTSPLSDRLKTKVRGLPALAGAMTISKKAAKAGFEWDDMDGVWEKVHEELDELKEAVASSNKDHAQEELGDLLFTLVNVARWCQIEPEEGLAGTNQRFLDRFSRVEAALEGDLQGRSIHELETLWKQAKAAIKAEQSSPSDTV; encoded by the coding sequence ATGGCCAACGCTCCTTCTGCTGCAGTGCAACGACTGGTCGATGTCGTAGCACAACTCAGGAACCCAGCAACGGGTTGTCCATGGGACCTGGAACAGACCCATGCATCCCTGGTGCCCTACGTGTTGGAGGAAGCCCACGAGGTGGCTGATGCCATCCGTCAGGGTGATGACCAGCACCTCAAGGAAGAACTCGGCGACCTTCTCCTGCAGGTGGTGCTGCACGCCCAGATCGCTGGAGAGGAGCAACGGTTTGATCTCAATGCGATCGCCGATGGCATCAGCAACAAGCTGATCCGCCGTCACCCCCATGTGTTCGGGGACGCCGACGCCAAAACAAGTGACGACGTTCGACGTAGCTGGGACGCCATCAAGCTGGAAGAGCAGGCGGAGGCCCTGGCTGGCTCCACCAGTCCACTGAGCGACAGGCTTAAAACCAAGGTGCGCGGCCTGCCGGCCCTGGCTGGAGCGATGACCATCTCAAAAAAAGCAGCCAAAGCCGGCTTCGAGTGGGATGACATGGACGGCGTCTGGGAGAAGGTCCATGAAGAGCTGGACGAACTCAAGGAAGCGGTGGCCAGCAGCAACAAAGACCATGCCCAGGAGGAACTGGGCGATCTCCTCTTCACCCTGGTGAATGTGGCCCGTTGGTGCCAAATCGAACCCGAAGAAGGACTCGCCGGCACGAACCAGCGCTTCCTAGATCGTTTCTCCCGTGTTGAAGCTGCCCTGGAAGGGGATCTTCAGGGCCGCAGCATCCACGAATTGGAGACCCTCTGGAAACAGGCCAAGGCAGCCATCAAGGCGGAGCAGTCCTCACCAAGCGACACCGTTTAA
- the arfB gene encoding alternative ribosome rescue aminoacyl-tRNA hydrolase ArfB translates to MQNLEVNERLTIPSRELRWRFSRSSGPGGQGVNTTDSRVELLLDLANCSCLGPFHRTRLLEHFQARLVEGCLRVVVAEERSQWQNRQKALHRMGELLREGLQPPPRARKATRPGRGAVKRRLDTKKKRGDLKRQRRSRPSLDD, encoded by the coding sequence GTGCAGAACCTGGAGGTGAACGAGCGGTTGACCATTCCTTCCAGGGAGCTGCGCTGGCGGTTCAGCCGCTCATCCGGTCCCGGCGGGCAGGGGGTCAACACCACCGATTCCCGTGTGGAATTGCTTCTGGACTTGGCGAACTGCTCCTGTCTGGGTCCATTTCACCGCACCCGATTGCTGGAGCACTTCCAGGCCCGGTTGGTGGAGGGTTGCCTACGGGTTGTGGTCGCAGAAGAACGCTCCCAATGGCAGAACCGTCAGAAGGCTTTGCATCGCATGGGGGAGCTGCTGCGGGAGGGCTTGCAGCCACCGCCGCGTGCCCGAAAGGCCACCCGGCCGGGTCGTGGTGCCGTGAAGCGACGTTTGGACACGAAGAAAAAGCGTGGGGACCTCAAACGTCAACGGCGCAGCCGGCCATCCCTGGACGATTAA
- the speE gene encoding polyamine aminopropyltransferase, with product MSSWIDEEHRGVRYGLRGEVLVEETSPFQRISVIRSERYGRGLLLDGCWMTAEQQERHYHEALVHPALCSASSIARILVIGGGDGGTARECLRHPDVQWLDMVEIDGRVVELSQEHLPDIGGSAWSDPRFQLTVGDGIAWAAQADDQSYDVVLVDGSDPAGPAEGLFNRAFFENCRRLLKPGGVFGTQSESPEAFRDVHIAMVRLLREVFDHADPLYGWVPMYPSGWWSWTFAAMGTPRYCTPDLERSQAIAAGCEIWSPRWQRGAMDAIPAFIERELQS from the coding sequence ATGAGCAGCTGGATTGACGAAGAACACCGCGGAGTCCGCTATGGATTGAGGGGAGAGGTGCTGGTCGAGGAGACCAGTCCGTTCCAGCGGATCAGCGTGATTCGCAGTGAGCGCTACGGGCGGGGGCTGCTCCTGGATGGCTGCTGGATGACAGCGGAACAGCAGGAACGCCACTACCACGAGGCTTTGGTGCATCCAGCCCTGTGCAGTGCCAGCTCAATCGCGCGAATTCTGGTGATTGGCGGCGGAGACGGCGGCACCGCGAGGGAATGCCTGCGCCACCCAGACGTCCAGTGGCTGGACATGGTGGAAATTGACGGGCGTGTGGTGGAACTCAGCCAAGAACACCTTCCCGACATCGGTGGATCCGCCTGGTCCGATCCGCGGTTCCAGCTCACGGTGGGCGATGGCATCGCCTGGGCCGCGCAGGCTGACGACCAGAGCTATGACGTTGTCTTGGTGGATGGCTCTGATCCCGCCGGACCCGCCGAAGGCCTGTTCAACCGCGCCTTCTTTGAAAACTGCCGACGGCTGCTCAAGCCCGGGGGCGTGTTCGGCACGCAGAGCGAATCTCCGGAAGCCTTCCGCGATGTTCACATCGCCATGGTGCGCCTGCTGCGCGAGGTGTTTGACCATGCCGACCCGCTCTATGGCTGGGTGCCGATGTACCCCAGCGGCTGGTGGAGCTGGACCTTCGCTGCCATGGGCACACCCCGTTACTGCACTCCCGACCTCGAGCGCAGCCAGGCCATCGCTGCAGGCTGCGAGATCTGGTCACCGCGCTGGCAGCGGGGGGCCATGGACGCCATCCCCGCCTTCATCGAACGGGAGCTGCAGTCATGA
- the speB gene encoding agmatinase, whose product MTAHPPSGLFDTDGTIFMGSRRNPADCRVGLFGVPYDGTTSFRPGTRFGPAAIREVSAGLETYCPQLNLDLEDLNFADLGAVEIPFGNPEPVLTKVKQATEAVLALGLRPLMLGGEHSISSGAVEAVAQRNPDLVLVQLDAHADLRDNWLGARHSHACAMRRCLEVLPSQTLFQLAIRSGTREEFTELHESGRLMPSIDALQQALAPLQGKPIYLTVDLDWFDPSVLPGTGTPEPGGYHWSDFASLIAMLQEHHLVAADVVELAPQLDTSGISSVLAAKVTRSLLLLLGAD is encoded by the coding sequence ATGACCGCACATCCGCCGAGTGGGCTGTTCGACACTGACGGCACCATTTTCATGGGATCCCGGCGCAACCCTGCCGACTGCCGCGTTGGCCTCTTTGGTGTGCCGTACGACGGCACCACCTCCTTTCGACCGGGCACCCGCTTTGGCCCCGCCGCCATCCGAGAGGTGAGCGCTGGCCTGGAGACCTATTGCCCGCAACTCAACCTGGATCTGGAGGACCTCAACTTTGCCGATCTCGGTGCCGTGGAGATTCCCTTCGGCAACCCTGAGCCGGTTCTGACCAAGGTGAAGCAGGCAACCGAAGCCGTGCTCGCCCTGGGCCTCAGGCCCCTGATGCTGGGCGGAGAGCATTCGATCAGCTCCGGAGCCGTGGAAGCCGTGGCACAACGCAACCCCGATCTGGTGCTGGTGCAACTGGATGCCCATGCCGATCTCAGGGACAACTGGCTGGGGGCCCGCCACAGCCATGCCTGCGCCATGCGCCGCTGTCTGGAGGTCCTTCCCAGCCAGACGCTGTTTCAGCTCGCGATCCGCAGTGGCACGCGCGAGGAATTCACCGAACTGCACGAGAGCGGACGGCTGATGCCCAGCATCGATGCCCTTCAACAGGCGCTCGCTCCCTTGCAGGGAAAACCCATCTATCTCACCGTCGACCTCGACTGGTTTGACCCTTCAGTTCTGCCGGGCACGGGCACCCCTGAACCCGGTGGTTACCACTGGTCTGACTTCGCCAGCCTGATCGCGATGCTCCAGGAGCATCACCTGGTGGCGGCCGATGTGGTGGAACTGGCCCCACAACTCGACACCAGCGGCATCAGCTCAGTCCTGGCCGCCAAGGTGACCCGCAGCCTGCTTCTCCTCCTCGGTGCCGATTAA
- a CDS encoding Crp/Fnr family transcriptional regulator, translated as MSASAPLTPLELIQEQAEVDRLTLPTGTTVFCAGEPVQFIHVIERGWVELSSGPLNRIRFGSGELFFYEDLVDGTECHSRDATAVSPVSLFRLSRTNFLALIHRHPTLVLQLLSKQHSRLRQQRIDARHFY; from the coding sequence TTGTCCGCCTCGGCTCCGCTGACTCCTCTGGAACTCATCCAGGAACAGGCTGAGGTGGATCGCCTGACGCTTCCCACCGGCACAACCGTGTTCTGCGCCGGCGAGCCGGTGCAGTTCATCCATGTGATTGAACGGGGATGGGTGGAGCTGAGCAGCGGTCCGTTGAACCGCATCCGCTTTGGTTCCGGTGAATTGTTTTTCTACGAAGATCTGGTGGATGGCACCGAGTGCCACAGCCGAGATGCCACAGCGGTGTCGCCTGTTTCGCTGTTCCGCTTGAGCCGTACCAACTTTCTGGCACTTATCCACCGGCACCCAACGCTGGTGCTGCAATTGCTCAGCAAACAGCACAGCCGTTTGCGGCAGCAGCGGATTGATGCGCGGCACTTTTATTAA
- the gcvT gene encoding glycine cleavage system aminomethyltransferase GcvT — protein MSLQRTPLFESCRSAGGRMVPFAGWEMPVQFSGLIQEHKAVRERVGMFDISHMGVLRLEGANPKDALQRLLPSDLHRIGPGEACYSVLLNERGGIRDDLIVYDCGAIDAERGALMLVINAACADSDTAWIREQMEPAGLKVTDIKKDGVLLALQGPEAIGVLQELSGEELSGLPRFGHRMLNLKGLRQPVFSARTGYTGEDGAELLLNADDGQKLWQLLLDRGVTPCGLGARDTLRLEAAMHLYGQDMNDETNPFEAGLGWLVHLEMPVNFVGRQALEQAAESGPTKRLVGLKLQGRAIARHDYPVVHNGETVGIVTSGTWSPTLEEAIALAYVPPSLAKLGTELSVEIRGKAQPATVVRKPFYKRA, from the coding sequence ATGTCCCTGCAGCGCACTCCCCTGTTCGAGTCCTGCCGCAGCGCCGGGGGCCGCATGGTGCCGTTTGCCGGCTGGGAGATGCCGGTTCAGTTCAGCGGCCTGATCCAGGAACACAAGGCCGTTCGCGAACGGGTCGGCATGTTCGACATCTCCCACATGGGAGTGCTGCGCCTCGAAGGTGCCAATCCCAAGGATGCGCTGCAACGGCTGCTCCCCAGCGATCTGCACCGCATCGGGCCCGGCGAAGCCTGCTACTCCGTTCTGCTGAACGAGCGTGGCGGCATCCGCGACGACCTCATCGTTTACGACTGCGGGGCCATCGATGCCGAACGGGGTGCGCTGATGCTGGTGATCAATGCCGCCTGCGCCGACAGCGACACCGCCTGGATCCGTGAACAGATGGAGCCCGCTGGCCTGAAGGTGACCGACATCAAAAAGGACGGCGTGCTGCTCGCTCTACAAGGCCCTGAAGCCATAGGGGTGCTTCAGGAGCTGAGCGGCGAAGAGCTCAGCGGCTTGCCCCGCTTCGGCCACCGGATGCTCAACCTCAAAGGACTTAGACAACCGGTGTTTAGTGCTCGCACGGGCTACACCGGCGAAGACGGTGCCGAGCTGCTGCTCAACGCCGATGACGGACAAAAGCTCTGGCAGCTCTTGCTCGATCGCGGTGTCACCCCCTGCGGCCTGGGGGCGCGGGACACCTTGCGGCTGGAGGCCGCTATGCACCTTTACGGCCAGGATATGAACGACGAAACCAACCCCTTCGAGGCGGGATTGGGTTGGCTCGTGCACCTGGAAATGCCCGTGAATTTTGTGGGCCGGCAGGCACTGGAGCAAGCTGCGGAATCCGGACCCACCAAACGCCTCGTGGGGCTCAAGCTGCAGGGTCGTGCCATCGCCCGCCACGACTACCCCGTTGTCCATAACGGTGAGACGGTGGGCATCGTCACCAGCGGCACCTGGTCCCCCACCCTGGAAGAAGCGATCGCCCTGGCCTACGTTCCGCCGTCCCTCGCCAAGCTCGGCACAGAACTGAGCGTGGAGATCCGCGGTAAGGCCCAACCGGCAACGGTCGTTCGCAAGCCCTTCTACAAACGCGCCTGA
- the aspS gene encoding aspartate--tRNA ligase, whose amino-acid sequence MRSNGCGDLREQNIDQQVQLCGWVDRRRDHGGVIFIDLRDRSGTVQITVDPDLGADAFTVAEHLRSETVLQVEGKVRARPGESLNDKLATGAVEVLASGITVLNSVKGNLPFPVSVHDEENTREELRLRHRYLDLRRKRMNDNLRLRAQTIQAARRFLEDAGFIEVETPVLTRSTPEGARDYLLPSRVCGGEWFALPQSPQLFKQLLMVGGIERYYQMARCFRDEDLRADRQPEFTQLDIEMSFMDQEQILELNESLICAIWKTVKGIELPRPFPRITWHDAMEHYGTDRPDTRYGMELTNVSDIVKDMGFKVFSGAVKAGGAVKCIAVPGGNDAVSNVRIKPGGDVFSEAQKAGAGGLAFIRVRDGGEIDTIGAIKDNLSDEQRQELLSRTGAEPGTLLLFGAGDTATVNKALDRVRQYLAKELGMVKADRDNDQWNFLWVVDFPMFEFNGDENRYEALHHPFCAPNAEDLGGDASKWSETLPGARAQAYDLVLNGLELGGGSLRIHDSTLQRQVLQTVGLTLEEAQEQFGFLMDALDVGAPPHGGLAFGVDRMVMLLAGEESIRDTIAFPKTQQARCLMTSAPGGVADKQLEELHVASTWVEPDQED is encoded by the coding sequence ATGCGCAGCAACGGTTGCGGCGACCTGCGCGAACAGAACATCGATCAGCAGGTGCAACTGTGCGGCTGGGTGGATCGACGCCGTGATCACGGCGGGGTGATTTTCATCGACCTGCGCGACCGCAGCGGCACGGTGCAGATCACGGTGGACCCGGATCTGGGCGCCGACGCCTTCACTGTCGCCGAGCATCTGCGCAGCGAAACCGTGCTGCAGGTTGAGGGGAAAGTGCGGGCCCGGCCTGGCGAATCGCTGAACGACAAGCTGGCCACGGGGGCTGTTGAAGTTCTCGCCAGCGGCATCACCGTGCTGAACAGCGTGAAAGGCAACCTGCCCTTCCCCGTGTCGGTGCACGACGAGGAGAACACTCGCGAAGAACTGCGGCTGCGCCACCGCTATCTGGATCTGCGCCGCAAGCGCATGAACGACAACCTGCGGCTGCGGGCCCAGACCATCCAGGCCGCCCGTCGCTTCCTGGAGGACGCAGGCTTCATCGAGGTGGAGACCCCGGTGCTGACCCGCTCCACGCCGGAAGGCGCCCGCGACTACTTGCTGCCCAGCCGGGTCTGCGGCGGCGAATGGTTCGCCCTGCCCCAGTCCCCCCAGTTGTTCAAGCAGCTGCTGATGGTGGGCGGCATCGAGCGCTATTACCAGATGGCCCGCTGTTTCCGCGACGAAGACCTGCGGGCCGATCGCCAGCCGGAATTCACCCAGCTGGACATCGAGATGAGCTTCATGGATCAGGAGCAGATCCTTGAGCTGAACGAATCACTGATCTGCGCCATCTGGAAGACCGTGAAGGGCATCGAACTGCCGCGGCCCTTCCCTCGCATTACCTGGCATGACGCCATGGAGCACTACGGCACCGACAGGCCCGACACCCGCTACGGCATGGAGCTCACCAACGTGAGCGACATCGTCAAGGACATGGGCTTCAAGGTGTTTAGCGGTGCCGTGAAGGCCGGCGGCGCTGTGAAGTGCATCGCGGTGCCCGGCGGCAACGATGCAGTGAGCAACGTGCGGATCAAGCCGGGCGGGGATGTGTTCAGCGAGGCCCAGAAAGCAGGTGCCGGTGGCCTGGCCTTCATCCGCGTGCGCGACGGCGGTGAAATCGACACGATCGGCGCCATCAAGGACAACCTCAGCGATGAGCAGAGGCAGGAGCTGCTCAGCCGCACCGGCGCGGAACCCGGCACCCTGCTGCTGTTCGGCGCCGGCGACACCGCAACGGTGAACAAGGCTCTCGACCGGGTGCGCCAGTACCTGGCCAAGGAGCTGGGCATGGTTAAGGCCGACCGGGACAACGACCAGTGGAACTTCCTCTGGGTGGTGGACTTCCCGATGTTCGAGTTCAACGGCGACGAGAACCGCTACGAGGCCCTGCACCACCCCTTCTGCGCTCCCAATGCTGAGGATCTCGGCGGCGATGCGTCGAAGTGGTCCGAAACCCTGCCAGGAGCTCGGGCCCAGGCCTACGACCTTGTGCTCAATGGCCTTGAGCTCGGCGGTGGCTCCCTGCGCATCCATGACTCCACACTGCAGCGCCAGGTGTTGCAGACGGTTGGCTTGACGCTTGAGGAGGCTCAGGAACAGTTCGGCTTCCTGATGGACGCTCTCGATGTGGGCGCACCCCCCCACGGGGGCCTTGCCTTCGGTGTGGACCGGATGGTGATGCTGCTGGCGGGAGAGGAATCGATCCGCGACACCATTGCCTTCCCCAAAACCCAGCAGGCCCGCTGCCTGATGACCAGTGCCCCAGGGGGCGTGGCCGACAAACAGCTGGAAGAACTGCACGTGGCCAGCACCTGGGTCGAGCCCGACCAGGAGGACTGA
- a CDS encoding RpoD/SigA family RNA polymerase sigma factor, with translation MPSKPRRTGGTRERRSSGTTDLLRLYLQDIGRVDLLTNEEEVTLARLVQRREALLSQQQKLAESDAAIGELHRLEELQRREANQHSHWPTKQEWARAADLPLPELQQRIDRGYQAWAEQAQLEAKDLKLALRNGRRAKDHMIQANLRLVVAVAKKYQQRGMEILDLVQEGTLGLERAVEKFDPTRGFRFSTYAYWWIRQGITRAIATQSRTIRLPVHVTEKLNRIKRVQQEIASNEGRIASIADLARELGISEDTVRQTLARVPRSVSLDTRVGREQDTQLGDLIEDGHATPEQTLTHDELHNDLEHLLDELTSREAAVLRRRFGLEDDTPQTLAQIGEELKLSRERVRQIETRALLKLRQPQRRSKIRDYIQSLDS, from the coding sequence TTGCCCAGCAAGCCCCGAAGGACCGGGGGGACCCGTGAGCGCCGCAGCAGCGGCACCACGGATCTGCTGCGGCTTTATCTCCAGGACATCGGCCGGGTCGACCTGCTCACCAATGAGGAGGAGGTCACCCTGGCCCGTTTGGTGCAGCGCCGCGAAGCACTGCTCAGCCAGCAACAGAAGCTGGCTGAAAGCGATGCCGCTATCGGTGAACTGCACCGTCTCGAAGAACTGCAACGCCGGGAAGCCAACCAGCACAGCCACTGGCCAACCAAGCAGGAATGGGCCCGCGCGGCCGATCTGCCCTTGCCCGAGTTGCAGCAGCGAATTGACCGGGGCTATCAGGCCTGGGCGGAACAGGCCCAGCTGGAAGCCAAAGATCTGAAACTTGCCCTCCGCAACGGACGGCGAGCCAAAGACCACATGATTCAGGCCAACCTGCGCCTGGTGGTGGCGGTGGCCAAGAAGTACCAACAGCGGGGCATGGAAATCCTGGACCTGGTCCAGGAGGGAACGCTCGGGCTGGAACGGGCCGTGGAGAAGTTCGACCCCACCCGTGGTTTCCGCTTCAGCACCTACGCCTACTGGTGGATTCGTCAGGGCATCACCAGGGCCATCGCCACCCAGAGCCGCACGATCCGTTTGCCCGTTCACGTCACCGAAAAACTGAACCGGATCAAACGGGTCCAGCAGGAGATTGCGAGCAACGAAGGGCGCATTGCCTCGATTGCGGATCTGGCTCGCGAATTGGGCATCAGTGAAGACACCGTGCGCCAGACCCTGGCCCGGGTGCCCCGTTCGGTGTCTCTGGACACCCGTGTCGGCCGCGAACAGGACACCCAGCTCGGAGATCTGATCGAGGACGGCCACGCCACCCCCGAGCAGACCCTCACCCACGACGAACTCCACAACGACCTGGAGCATCTCCTGGATGAACTCACCAGTCGGGAAGCCGCTGTCCTGCGCCGGCGCTTCGGCTTGGAGGACGACACGCCCCAGACCCTGGCCCAGATCGGGGAAGAACTGAAACTCTCAAGGGAGCGCGTCCGTCAGATCGAAACCCGCGCCCTGCTCAAGCTGCGGCAACCCCAACGACGCAGCAAAATCCGGGATTACATCCAGAGCCTTGATTCCTGA
- a CDS encoding CTP synthase, with protein sequence MAKFVFITGGVVSSIGKGIVAASLGRLLKSRGYNVSILKLDPYLNVDPGTMSPFQHGEVFVTEDGAETDLDLGHYERFTDTAMSRLNSVTTGSIYQSVINKERRGDYNGGTVQVIPHITGEIRERIHRVASNSNADVVITEIGGTVGDIESLPFLEAIREFREDVGRNDLAYIHVTLLPFIGTSGELKTKPTQHSVKELRSIGIQPDVLICRSDRDISDDLKRKIGGFCGVPTRAVIPSLDADSIYAVPLILEQEGLCREVLDVLNLTDHDSDMAAWEQLVNKLRNPGPSVKIALVGKYVQLNDAYLSVVEALQHACIAQDASLDLHWVCAEQIEADGADTLLRGMDAVVVPGGFGNRGVDGKIAAIRCAREQRVPFLGLCLGMQTAVIEWARNQAGLTGATSAELDENTPHPVIHLLPEQQDVVDLGGTMRLGVYPCRIAPGTLAQRLYGDEVVYERHRHRYEFNNSYRNLFLESGYVVSGTSPDGRLVELIELKGHPFFTACQYHPEFLSRPGQPHPLFRGLIEAAQQRLPDSPAEALRQQGDIAIP encoded by the coding sequence ATGGCCAAATTCGTCTTCATCACCGGTGGTGTGGTGTCCAGCATTGGCAAGGGGATCGTGGCGGCAAGCCTCGGCCGGCTGCTGAAGTCGCGGGGCTACAACGTTTCGATCCTCAAGCTGGATCCCTACCTGAATGTGGATCCCGGGACGATGAGCCCGTTCCAGCATGGTGAGGTCTTTGTCACCGAAGACGGCGCCGAAACCGATCTCGACCTGGGCCATTACGAGCGCTTCACCGACACCGCGATGTCACGTCTGAACAGCGTGACCACCGGCTCGATCTACCAATCGGTGATTAACAAGGAACGCCGCGGCGACTACAACGGCGGCACCGTTCAGGTGATTCCCCACATCACCGGCGAAATCCGCGAGCGCATCCACCGCGTTGCATCCAACAGCAATGCCGATGTGGTGATCACCGAAATCGGCGGCACCGTCGGTGACATCGAATCACTGCCCTTCCTTGAAGCCATCCGTGAATTCCGGGAGGACGTGGGTCGCAACGATTTGGCCTACATCCACGTCACCCTCCTGCCCTTCATCGGCACCTCCGGCGAACTAAAAACCAAGCCAACCCAGCACTCAGTCAAGGAGCTGCGCTCCATCGGCATTCAGCCTGATGTGCTCATCTGCCGCAGTGATCGGGACATCAGCGACGATCTCAAGCGGAAAATTGGCGGCTTCTGCGGCGTGCCCACTCGCGCCGTCATTCCCTCCTTGGATGCCGACAGCATCTATGCCGTCCCGCTGATCCTCGAACAGGAGGGTCTGTGCCGTGAAGTTCTGGACGTGCTGAACCTGACCGACCACGACAGCGACATGGCGGCATGGGAGCAACTGGTCAACAAGCTGCGCAACCCCGGCCCGTCTGTGAAGATTGCCCTGGTGGGCAAGTACGTGCAGCTGAACGATGCCTATCTGTCGGTCGTCGAAGCGTTGCAGCATGCCTGCATTGCCCAGGATGCCTCCCTCGACCTGCACTGGGTCTGCGCGGAACAGATTGAAGCCGACGGTGCCGATACGCTCCTGCGCGGGATGGACGCCGTGGTCGTGCCCGGTGGCTTCGGCAACCGTGGCGTCGATGGAAAGATTGCAGCGATTCGCTGCGCCCGGGAACAACGCGTGCCCTTCCTGGGGCTTTGCCTTGGGATGCAAACCGCTGTGATCGAGTGGGCTCGCAACCAGGCCGGCTTAACCGGTGCCACCAGTGCTGAATTGGACGAAAACACACCGCATCCCGTGATTCACCTCCTGCCGGAGCAGCAGGACGTGGTAGATCTCGGCGGCACAATGCGTCTGGGGGTCTACCCCTGCAGGATTGCACCGGGAACCCTGGCCCAAAGGCTTTACGGGGATGAGGTGGTCTACGAACGGCACCGCCACCGCTACGAATTCAACAATTCCTATCGCAATCTGTTCCTGGAATCCGGATACGTGGTGAGCGGCACGTCCCCGGACGGTCGCCTGGTGGAGTTGATCGAACTGAAAGGGCATCCCTTCTTCACGGCCTGCCAGTACCACCCAGAATTCCTATCCCGCCCTGGACAACCCCATCCCTTGTTCCGGGGATTGATCGAGGCAGCCCAACAACGTCTTCCCGATTCGCCGGCTGAGGCCCTGCGTCAACAGGGGGATATTGCGATTCCATGA